The Luteitalea sp. sequence ACGGTACGGGCCGCCAGTCCCGGGCCTCCTGCCCGGCCCGCGGTTGTGGCACCGATCGCACCCGCCCGCTACAAAGTGTCGTTTACCGTCGGCGCCGAGACCTACGCGAAGCTGCGCCAGGCACAAGACCTGCTACGCCACGTGGTGCCCGACGGTGATCCCGCCGTCATCTACGACCGAGCCCTGACCGCGCTCCTCACGCAACTCTTGAAGACCAAAGAGACCGACACTGCTCGCCCGTCAGCGAGCACACGGATGCAGCAGGATCGCGGTGCGTCGTCGCGGTCGCGCCGAATTCCCGCGGCCGTCCAGCGCACTGTGTGGCAGCGCGACGGCGGGCAATGTACGTTTGTGAGCCGGAGCGGGCGCCGCTGTGCCGCGCGGAGCTGGCTCGAGTTCCACCACGTAGTGCCCTTTGCCGTCGGCGGTGAGGCCTCCATCGACAATATCTGTTTGAGGTGTCGCGCTCACAACGCGTATCAAGCCCAACGCGACTTTCGGCCGTCCGGCGCGATGCGTGCGAGGGAAGCGGCACCCTCGTACGGAGCCACCAGAGTGGAACTCGTGCCGGCACGAGTCCGCATGAAGTCGTGGCCCTACGCGAGGTGGCTCGACGCTCACTAGCGAGCGCCGCCACAGGGCCTTGCTTTCACAGGGGCGATCGCAGCGTTCTCCCGCCGTAGGCTCAACGGCGTCGGCCCACCACGGTCACGTGGGGCAAGGCAGTATCACTCGTACCGCAGCGCGGCCATCGGGTCGACTCGGGCCGCGCGGTACGCCGGCGCGAGGCAGGCTACAGTCGTCACCACGACCAGCAGCGCAGCCACCGCGATATAGATCAGCGGGTCGAGCGGGCTCGTTTCATAGAGGAAGGACGAGAGCGTTTGCGCCAGCGCGAGGGCTCCGATCATACCCAAGCCGAGCCCTGTCGCGGCGAGGCCGATCGCGGCCGAGAGGACCATTCCCAATACCGACCGCTTGCTCGCGCCGAGTGCCATGCGAACGCCGATCTCCTGCGTCCTCGCGACGACGGATTGGTGAATGACGCCATAGACACCGATGACAGCCAGGATGAGAGCTACAAGGGCAAGCGTCCCAAGAAGCAACGTCTGCAATGTCCGGAGGGCCACGGTTTCCCTCAGTTGCTGCTCGACCGCGACGACCCCATATGGCGGCGCGGTCGGTTCGAGGCTGCGCAACTCGGCACGGATCGCGTCCCGCAGTGCGTCGGGATCGCCGACGGTTCTGACCACGACGTCCATGAGGTCGGAGACACCCGGCGCGAACATGTAAGGAATCACCGCCTCGTCCAGGCTCTGGCGTGTCATATCGGCGACAACCCCGACAACCGTGGTCCAGAGCGTGTCCGCGTCTGGATTTGCTCCCCATTTCAGACGCGTTCCAACGGGATTCTGTCCCGGCCAGAATGCCCGCGCCATCGCTTCGTTGATGACAGCGACCGGCGGCGCTCGAGGGTCCAGATCGCTGTCTCGCAACAGCCTGCCCTGCAGCAGCGGGACGCGCAGGGCTTCGAAGTAGCCGGGGATGACCCAGTCTCGGGTGAGTGGCGGCGCCAGGTCATTCACGTCGTTCCGTGGTTGGCCCTCGATGGTAATGAGCTGGTCCGCGTTTCTCTGGATAAAGAAGTCGGTCACCGCGCCCGCAGCGGCCACGCCCGGGATTCCACGAATTCTCTCGAATGCCTCACGAAAGTATGCGGCGCGTTGTGCCAGATCATCGTCTTGGTCGTCGTCGTATTTGTCGGGCAGGGCCACTTGCAGGAGCAGCAGGTGACGAGAGTCGAATCCACGATCCACTGTCTGGACACGCACGAAGCTGCGAATCAGCAGACCAGCGCCGGAGAGGAGGACCACGGCCAAGGCGAGCTCCGCAATCACGAGCCCGTGGCGGAGTCGGCTGCCGCGTCCTCCCGCCAAGCGCGCCCCACCTTCCCGGAGCGCGTCTACTGGATTCACCGTTGACGATTGCAACGCCGGCAGGAGGCCAGCGATCAGTCCAGACGCGAGCGATACCACGAGTGCGAACAGGAAGACGCTCAAGTCGAGGCGCACGGTCTCCAAGCGGGGCAGCGCACTGGCCGCCCACGTCGTGAGCGCCGTTGCCACGAGCCAGGCAAATAGCAGACCTACGCTTGCCGCCAGGACCGCGAGCACCAGGCTCTCCGTCAACGCTTGTCGCGCGAGCCGCCGTTTGCTTGCCCCCAGGGCGGTTCGGATCGAGAGCTCGTGACGACGGGCCGCGCCGCGGGCGAGGGCGAGATTCGCGACGTTTGCGCACGCGATCAACAGGACGAATCCCACCGCGCCAAAGAGGAACCAAAGGGCGGGCGCCGTGCGTGAGCCGAGCACGTGGCCGGTCAGCGGCTCGATCAAGACGCCGGATTCGGCGTTGGTATCCGGGTACTCGTCTCGCAAGCGGGCGGCGATTGTATCCAATTCCGCTTGTGCTGATTCGAACGTTGCGGTGGGGCTCAGCCGACCCAACACCGCCACCATGTCGCCCGCGCGGCTCCGCGGGTCCTGAAGGCGTCTCCACAACTCTGGCTGTGCTGACATCGGCGTCCACACTTGGACATCCGCTGTCGGCAGCTCGAATTCCGCCGCCATCACGCCGACCACTTCATATCTCGCCCCGTCGTGGTCGATCGACTTACCGATCGCGTCGGTGGTCCCACCAAACCGTTGCCGCCAGAAGCTGTGGCTGATGACGACGGCCCGCTGGCCAGCTTCGAAGTCTGCGGGCTCGAGCGTTCGTCCAAGCAGCGCAGGAGCTCCCAGCACGCGAAAGAAGCCAGGCCCAACCGAGGCTACGTGGATTCGCTCCGGCTCCTGTCTACCGGTCTCGGCAAAGAATTCCCGCACTGTGTCTAGGCAGACGGCCATGTCTTCGAAGGCTCGGCTCTGCTCCTTTCAGTCGCGAAAATTCAAGTACGACGAGCCGTCGCGGAGATTCTGGCGGAGATTCAAGGTCCACAGGACGGCGAGTCGGTCCGCCTCGTGGTACGGCAGATCTCGCAGCAC is a genomic window containing:
- a CDS encoding FtsX-like permease family protein translates to MAVCLDTVREFFAETGRQEPERIHVASVGPGFFRVLGAPALLGRTLEPADFEAGQRAVVISHSFWRQRFGGTTDAIGKSIDHDGARYEVVGVMAAEFELPTADVQVWTPMSAQPELWRRLQDPRSRAGDMVAVLGRLSPTATFESAQAELDTIAARLRDEYPDTNAESGVLIEPLTGHVLGSRTAPALWFLFGAVGFVLLIACANVANLALARGAARRHELSIRTALGASKRRLARQALTESLVLAVLAASVGLLFAWLVATALTTWAASALPRLETVRLDLSVFLFALVVSLASGLIAGLLPALQSSTVNPVDALREGGARLAGGRGSRLRHGLVIAELALAVVLLSGAGLLIRSFVRVQTVDRGFDSRHLLLLQVALPDKYDDDQDDDLAQRAAYFREAFERIRGIPGVAAAGAVTDFFIQRNADQLITIEGQPRNDVNDLAPPLTRDWVIPGYFEALRVPLLQGRLLRDSDLDPRAPPVAVINEAMARAFWPGQNPVGTRLKWGANPDADTLWTTVVGVVADMTRQSLDEAVIPYMFAPGVSDLMDVVVRTVGDPDALRDAIRAELRSLEPTAPPYGVVAVEQQLRETVALRTLQTLLLGTLALVALILAVIGVYGVIHQSVVARTQEIGVRMALGASKRSVLGMVLSAAIGLAATGLGLGMIGALALAQTLSSFLYETSPLDPLIYIAVAALLVVVTTVACLAPAYRAARVDPMAALRYE